GCTGCTGCAAGGGCTTCTGAAAGTTGCTGCATGTCATCGTCATCGCCCAAGCGTTCTGGTATTGACATCTGAGGAAATTTCTTGTAGATTTTTCTGACACGATCTAACAATAAGATTTTTGCAATGACtcattaaaagggaaaattatagTTGAAAGCTCCACAAACAATGAGAAATGAAGAGGCGTTGACAAAGGGATCAAAGATCACTAAACCTATCAATAAAATACACTGACGCCATTAAAGCAAGTTGGAGTTCTATCTTCAGATCATGCTTCAAAGCTCACGGTCCTAATAATTTAAGAAGTATTCACTTCGCGGAACAAATACCTATTTCATTAGTAGAGGACATCTAGAGTTATAAAAGTTTCTTGCACTTTATGTTGTATTTACCGTTTGAAATATCACTAAGAAATGGTGTCTATGTGGGCCTACAACTCACGTCCATGGTCTGTCCTCCGCGTGTAAGTCTAGGGGCACATGAATGTGAGTGCACTTCAGTACGGTGATGGTGCCGGTGGAGAGGAAAGAGGGGCCAGTCAAAGACTTACCAAGCGTTTCATCATCACAAGCATATTTTCCTTTAACTAGTGCCTCCACAAATAAAGCAGCAAGCTCGGCTCCACAAGTAATCTGCACTTCAGCATAACATCAGCAGACGACTTCAAGTTTTCTATTCAAGGAGGGAGGCGTCGAAAGAAATTCTCACATGCCAAGTCAAATTGACTGTATGTCTATCACGaagagaaaattatcaagcaCAAGCTTCTAGCAGAGACAATACCACAATATATCTCAAATCAAACCCATAGACACTTCATTTTTCTGCTCAATCGGAAAAGTTTCAGATGAAATCGGAGTTGTACAAATCCCCAACCTGACCGTTCTGCAGCTGTAGGCATGCGCCTGACTCTAGGATATCCAAAGCTTCCGCATACCTCTCAGCAGCTATGTATCTGAAACACAAGCATAAAATCTACATCATTCAAGAGGGTATCAAAGCCCTTGAAAAGAAGGTCAATGCAACCGAGACTACCAGACAAATTCGACCTTATAAAATGACAAGGGGCAAGCTTTTTCAGTTCACTGTTAAATCATTTCCAGAAAAAATTGCATGCATAACATACAGAGCGGGCACATTCATAAAAGCAAATAGACGATCATCCTCTCCCGCAGGTTAATATCTAAACGATCTGCTGCAGCTAAACAGGAGGCACATTCAAACATCATTCACCCCTTGCATAGAATAAGCACCGATATCGACAAGATGTCGAAAGCTCCGACATCATTGCAAAAATCCCAATCGAATGAACGGAATTGAGCAAATTACTATTAGCGAAAAGAATTGCGATACCTAGCACTGACAGACTTGTACATCTGCTGAGCTCCATAGAAATTGCCCTCGCTCACCACTTTCTCCAATTTCCCGATATTCTGCAATCGCATAGAGCagccaaaaaaaattcagaaaaaaaaaaaaaaaaaaaaaaaaattgtcgccGCGATCGCAACAAACCCAATCTAAAATCGTCCAATCTCGAATCGACGCGGCAACTCCTAACGCGACGAGCGGACATTACTGCCGCGGCAGGCAGTAACGAAACCGTTCTAGTCAGTCCGAAACGCGGCACGGATGAGAATCAGATTCGCGGCGACGTCGTCTTCCGCTATCGAAACGGAAATTCACGCAAAAATCCGCACGAACGCGACACAGGCACCACCAGAAACTGGAATGGCAAGCGAAAGGGAGACATTTTCACGACCTCTTGCGCGGGAGGCAGGGTCGATCTCCTCGCTCGCTCTCTCGACATGTTCGCGCGCGGCGGATGCTGCGAGCTGAGAGCTTTCCCTCCGGCGAGGCGAAGATCCGATTAaagctcgctctctctctctctctctctctctgcgcgatCGGATTGCGTGCCGTTTTGAAGGTGCAGGAAACGCGAGCTGCGGAAGCGTCGGGACTGCTGTGATGGCTCGGCCGGGGCTCGGCGTTCTCTTCTCGCGGTGAATGAATTCCCCCAATACGTCGTGTCGTTTTCAGCCTGGGAGAGACTTTGCATGTTGCacgtctcttttttttttcttttttttaactttgttcAGTTTATCCCCGGTGATTCTGCTTTGTATTCCAATTTGGCCCAAAAACCTACGTCTCTATATGAAACTCAGCTTTCTATCGAACGTGTAGATGAGAAGAAGTCATTTGTAGGAACTTTTATTAGAGCAAGGTTCGCAATTTGTGTTTTTATTACGTCTATGTCAAAGTTCAGGTTCAACATGCATCGAAAGCTTATCAATCCTGCCGCATCTACAAAACTGAACACGTTATATTGCAAGGTTGAACAAGTTTAGCCATTTGGGAGAGGGGGAATTCATCTCTAAAGATATATCGGGATGTATGTAATTGTAATTAAACACATTAGTTTAATGTAAAGGTGATCAAAGGCAACCGGCCCGCTCGGCTCGCCCAAGCTGAGAGACAGTAAATGGGCGAGTTTAAGAAAAACACCTTATATGATAAGGCTCGGCCTAGTTCAAAAAACTTCCATATCAATTTCACCTGTGTAATAATAACGCAGATCGAGCTTGATGCAAACGAGTCTGATGACGTGTCACGACGTTGGGCTTGACAGTGGGCCTGGTTGAGCCCGAGACATCATTTGGGCCCGTTGGCTCTCGGCCTCTCTCTGCAATAGAAGTTTCAGTACGCTTTGCTCGCGAGCGCGACTTCAGATATCTGCAACTCGTGGCGAGACGACGCTCGCGCCAGTAAAGGATCTGCAGCTTCGCGCTTCCTCTGGGGAAGGACTACCGAACATTCATCGAGCAGGTAATTTGTTCGCTCTTTTCGTttcttccctttgttttttttttttattcccagtTTTGTTATAGTCGCTTTGTTCATCATTTTCATCTCGAGCGCATTCTTGAGAGAGCAATGGATGTTTGCACGGTAGATGTTCGACGAAATGCTTTCCTTTCCCTCTCTTAATTTGTTTCGCAACTTTTTGAGTCTTCATCCGGCCTCATTGCGGACAGTTTAATCCGTCATATAATATCACGATCGAACGCATCTTTTGTGGCGAGGGGCGGTAGGCCGCCAGCTGCCACCAGCCCCCGTTGTGTGGTCGACCTCTTTTTATGATGAAGTTGCTCATTGTGTTTTCTATTTTGGCACAATTGATTGTATAAAGAACTTATCCGAGTGCATTGTGCTTCCTGATGAATGTCTTCGACCAGTATTACCGGCCAAACATGGAGTTGGCGGTGCCTTCTAGCATGGTGCACTTACTTTTTTCTGATGGTCTCACTCATTGCCACGAACTTTTTCTtgatttcaaatcattttatgtATGCTCTGTGtttgggagagaaagagaagctcAACGAAATAAATAGTTGCACTAACAGGCTCTTCTTGGCTGTTAGGCAGTGGAAGCGAAGCTTCTTTGTCTTGTAATATGATTTTTGGTTGTGTATAAGCACTTGATATCATGGCTAACTGTCGCTTCTCCTTTTAGATAGTTCTCTAAGAAATCTAAATGCGTAACCGTGCACGTACGCTCATAACAGAAGCTTTTATCTTTGCAAATAAGGAAGGATTAATTGTTTGGGCCTGCATCTCCATGCGTTTGCTTGCTACTCTTCATTGTCGACAGTTTCACATTGCGTTTCTTTTGTATCCTCTGGCTGACACATGGGGACTTCTCATTTGAACATTCGAGTTTCTGTGATACTGTTTTGAACATGGACTCAAGGGACACGGGGTTGTTTTCTCTGTTCCACAGCTACCATTTTGCAATTAACAACTGATTAAGTCAATTCTTACATCAGTGTACGTATTTCTtgtgcagaaaaagaaaattacatagGAGTGAGCGAAGCGAAGTTGTGTTGAAGATGGGTTTGGAAGCCTTGCAGGCGGCTAAGGTGTATCGCCATCTCCTCAAGGCTGTCAAAAGGCACATAGGCAAGGAAGAAACGAAGAAACATTTTGCAGAATATGTGACTGAAGAATTTCGGAAGAACTGCGTTCTCTCGGACCCCTCATCTATCCAACAGAAAATTAAGCTTGCAAAGGATTATACGTACCTCCTTAATAGCGTGCACCATCACATGGTATTGTTAAGTTTATGTCATATCCGTTTTGCCCCTTACTTTGaattgttatttggtgaatcggATCGGATGCTTTCTTGCTTGCACTATCTTTGTCGGGAGAAGGGAAAAggagatttgaaaattttactcTTACAGTGAATGCAACCTTTTTTCAGCCCACTACAccattatttctttcattttctcataGTTTGTAGGTCTGCTAGTTGGGAAATCAATGTGCTTAACTGTCCACTTGTGGTTTTTTATTGATAGAGAAAATTTTTGTTTGTGTGCTGCTTCTATTGAAGATTAGTGTTTAGTGGAATTGAATGTTAAGCAATCTCTCTTATAATCTCGAACTTTGTTGAGATCTAACATCTGTTTTGAGTATTATGTGTCAGTTTCTTATCAGAATCATGTCTGTTTGGCAATCTTTTTTCTGCATCAGTGCTCTGAGAATGATTGATAGAAAGAAGATGGTGTACATGTCGTCGTGGATTTGTCAGTTGAGAAATGATGATTTGgcaaaaaaaatggagaaagtgatgttctttttgCTTTTAATCTTTACAAACCTAAGCAGAGAACCAAACTTTTTTCCATTAACTTTGACAAAATTTTACTACGAATTTCGTAAGACGCTTGATGCCACTTAGGATCTGGACAGACTTTCTAGTTTAACCAAACCAGGTGACAACGAAGTTCTTTGTAGAAACAGTTGGGCGCTAACATCTCACACTGGCAATGTCTGTGCAGGACCTGCTGTTCTCCTACAACATTGCTGTGGACAGAAcagaagagatgaaaagagTACTAGGAAAATCAGCTTCCAGTGTGGGCCTCAGGCTCCCCGAGGTTTACCAGCCCTAGCGATGGTAACCTCCACTTGATCTCTGACCGTCACATTCGACTCTCGTAGAGGTCGTTCCAATGTACTCTGGAGCTGTTCCTGTGCGTTTCAGCATAATTTTAGCAGGGATTCAATTATCATTCAGCTTGTTTCGTTACATGGGACATTATCGTTTTCATGGTCCTGTGACGTGTGCTGGTTCAGGCGGTTTTGCGATCCGTTTATACACGATTGAATTCATACTTGTTTGATCAAGACTTTCAATCCAGCCATTGGACAATAAGGCTGAGGAGCTTTCGGCGCAAGTTGGAGAGATCTTGTTCTCATTTCACATACCCAAtgagggtgcatttggttcagtATCGGCTTCTAAAGCTCTTTGAAAAAATGCTAGATCATTTGACAATTATTTTGAAGGAATTTTCACTTGAAAGTCAATATTGGAAAAGCTGAAAGCTCAATACTGAGGGACTAGCATTGAGCTTTTTAGCATTGAGGAACTAGCATTGAGCTT
This Eucalyptus grandis isolate ANBG69807.140 chromosome 7, ASM1654582v1, whole genome shotgun sequence DNA region includes the following protein-coding sequences:
- the LOC104454186 gene encoding uncharacterized protein LOC104454186, yielding MGLEALQAAKVYRHLLKAVKRHIGKEETKKHFAEYVTEEFRKNCVLSDPSSIQQKIKLAKDYTYLLNSVHHHMDLLFSYNIAVDRTEEMKRVLGKSASSVGLRLPEVYQP